A window from Luteolibacter flavescens encodes these proteins:
- a CDS encoding family 43 glycosylhydrolase, giving the protein MILRKSLPLLLLALVAVPIPAIAWQAAPGSMLTEWGEKLTPESAWREYPRPALAREQWTNLNGLWNYAITPKDAPAPESLAGEILVPFAIESALSGVKKRITANDAIWYRRDFEHTTTPGKRVVLNFEAVDCQSTVRVNGEEVGTHTGGNLPFSFDITDALKAGKNTLEVKVTDATDTGYQLHGKQVTEPRGIWYTPVSGIWQTVWLEEVAANHITAAKITPAISGKVEIFLTTSGEAVEATVIATLDGKEIARATGPSNKISLAIPEPRLWSPESPTLYDLTITAGEDTVKSYVGLRETTIARDEAGHLRFLLNGKPVFHWGTLDQGWWPDGLLTPPSDAAMRSDIEFLKAAGFNTIRKHIKVEPRRYYTHCDKIGMLVWQDQVSSGTGQGRKKEGSSSPPWTRLAPKPVDAVWPDDAHAHYMKELKGMIDLLYSHPAIVQWVPFNEAWGQHRTMEVGEWVVPYDTTRQINIASGGNFWPVGHIVDEHRYPHPGFPLNQPRRFKDYVKVVGEFGGHGFPVEGHLWDPKARNWGYGGLPKDKDEWLERYKTSIRTLADLKAKGVAAGIYTQTTDVEGEINGLITYDRKVRKLTPETLAAIHREAALLDGTRTTAAAPRQEGSTGEIFPSPEAAPILPAMPRAEIEAGLASHDRALYIKEGWIRDPYITLGPDDHYYLTGTTPDENDPREKSDPYNVGLGDNSIVGKTVRVWKSKDLVEWEYLGTPFTLEDSVRVRKGKFVWAPELHWMGDRWALVHCPAASANFSLTSGAELKGPWTHPMKRKLGEKHDPSLFKDGDTWWMLWQNTMIAPLSADLASFTAEPVRIDPAGSRPGPKGQPISRIGHEGATMIKVGDKYAHIGTAWSTDQGRKGSYNLYYCTADKITGPYGERKFAGRFLGHGTPFQTRDGKWWCTAFFNGNVPPLPREGIETRDLSGTAQTINQRGVTIVPMEIRMKDGDVWMRAKDAAYATPGPDEAQKF; this is encoded by the coding sequence ATGATCCTGCGGAAGTCCTTGCCCCTGCTGTTGCTCGCCCTCGTCGCGGTGCCCATCCCGGCCATCGCGTGGCAGGCCGCGCCGGGGTCGATGCTCACCGAGTGGGGCGAAAAGCTGACCCCGGAGTCCGCCTGGCGCGAATACCCGCGGCCCGCACTCGCCCGCGAGCAGTGGACGAACCTGAACGGCCTGTGGAACTACGCCATCACGCCGAAGGACGCGCCCGCACCGGAGTCGCTGGCGGGCGAGATCCTGGTGCCCTTCGCCATCGAGTCGGCGCTCTCCGGCGTCAAGAAACGCATCACCGCGAATGACGCCATCTGGTATCGCCGCGATTTCGAGCACACGACAACGCCCGGCAAGCGCGTCGTGCTGAATTTCGAGGCGGTCGATTGCCAGTCCACCGTGCGCGTGAATGGCGAGGAAGTGGGAACGCACACGGGCGGCAATTTGCCATTCTCATTCGACATCACCGACGCGCTGAAGGCGGGCAAGAACACGCTGGAGGTGAAGGTGACCGACGCCACCGACACGGGCTACCAACTCCACGGCAAGCAGGTGACGGAGCCGCGCGGAATCTGGTACACACCGGTCAGCGGGATCTGGCAGACGGTGTGGCTGGAGGAGGTGGCGGCAAATCACATCACCGCGGCGAAGATCACGCCGGCGATTTCCGGAAAGGTGGAGATTTTCCTGACCACCTCCGGCGAGGCGGTGGAGGCGACGGTGATCGCGACGCTGGATGGAAAGGAAATCGCGCGCGCCACCGGGCCATCCAACAAGATCTCGCTCGCGATCCCGGAGCCCAGGCTGTGGTCGCCGGAGTCGCCTACGCTTTACGACCTCACCATCACCGCGGGCGAAGACACGGTGAAGTCCTACGTGGGCCTGCGCGAGACGACCATCGCGAGGGACGAGGCCGGGCACCTGCGCTTCCTGCTGAATGGCAAGCCGGTCTTCCACTGGGGCACGCTGGACCAGGGGTGGTGGCCGGATGGTCTGCTGACGCCGCCGTCCGATGCGGCGATGCGCTCGGACATCGAGTTCCTGAAGGCGGCGGGATTCAATACCATCCGCAAGCACATCAAGGTCGAGCCACGGCGCTACTACACGCACTGCGACAAGATCGGCATGCTCGTGTGGCAGGATCAGGTTTCTTCGGGCACCGGGCAGGGCCGGAAGAAGGAAGGCTCCAGCAGTCCGCCGTGGACCCGCCTCGCGCCGAAGCCGGTGGATGCCGTGTGGCCGGATGACGCGCACGCGCATTACATGAAGGAGCTGAAGGGCATGATCGACCTGCTCTACAGCCACCCGGCGATCGTGCAGTGGGTGCCCTTCAATGAAGCATGGGGCCAGCATCGCACGATGGAAGTGGGCGAGTGGGTGGTGCCGTACGACACGACGCGGCAGATCAATATCGCGTCCGGCGGGAATTTCTGGCCGGTGGGCCACATCGTCGATGAACACCGCTATCCGCACCCCGGCTTCCCGCTGAATCAGCCGAGACGCTTCAAGGACTACGTGAAGGTGGTGGGTGAATTCGGCGGCCACGGCTTCCCCGTGGAGGGTCACCTGTGGGACCCGAAGGCGCGGAACTGGGGCTACGGCGGCCTGCCGAAGGACAAGGACGAATGGCTGGAGCGCTACAAGACCTCCATCCGCACGCTGGCGGACCTGAAGGCCAAGGGCGTCGCCGCCGGGATCTACACGCAGACGACGGACGTGGAGGGCGAGATCAACGGCCTCATCACCTACGATCGCAAGGTGCGCAAGCTGACTCCGGAGACGCTCGCCGCGATCCATCGCGAGGCGGCACTGCTCGATGGCACGCGCACTACTGCCGCTGCGCCCCGGCAGGAGGGCAGCACCGGCGAGATCTTTCCATCACCGGAGGCCGCACCGATCCTGCCCGCGATGCCGCGCGCGGAGATCGAGGCCGGGCTGGCGAGCCACGACCGGGCGCTCTACATCAAGGAAGGCTGGATCCGAGATCCCTACATCACCCTCGGCCCGGATGATCACTACTATCTCACGGGCACGACGCCGGACGAGAATGACCCGCGCGAGAAGAGCGATCCCTACAACGTCGGCCTCGGCGACAATTCCATCGTGGGCAAGACGGTGCGCGTGTGGAAGAGCAAGGACCTCGTCGAGTGGGAGTATCTTGGTACGCCCTTCACGCTCGAGGACAGCGTGCGGGTGAGGAAGGGGAAGTTCGTCTGGGCACCGGAACTCCACTGGATGGGTGACCGCTGGGCGCTGGTGCATTGCCCCGCCGCGAGCGCGAATTTTTCCCTGACAAGTGGCGCTGAACTGAAGGGCCCGTGGACGCATCCGATGAAGCGGAAGCTGGGCGAGAAGCATGATCCCTCGCTCTTCAAGGACGGGGACACGTGGTGGATGCTGTGGCAGAATACGATGATCGCGCCGCTGTCGGCGGATCTCGCGAGCTTCACCGCGGAGCCGGTGCGGATCGATCCCGCAGGCAGCCGCCCGGGGCCGAAGGGGCAGCCGATCAGCCGCATCGGCCACGAGGGCGCGACGATGATCAAGGTGGGCGACAAGTATGCCCACATCGGCACCGCGTGGTCCACGGACCAGGGGCGGAAGGGATCGTACAATCTCTACTACTGCACGGCGGACAAGATCACCGGACCCTATGGCGAACGGAAGTTCGCGGGGCGCTTCCTCGGTCACGGCACGCCCTTCCAGACCCGCGATGGCAAGTGGTGGTGCACCGCGTTCTTCAATGGCAACGTGCCGCCGCTGCCGCGCGAGGGCATCGAGACGCGCGATCTCTCCGGGACGGCGCAGACGATCAACCAGCGCGGCGTGACCATCGTGCCCATGGAAATTCGCATGAAGGACGGCGACGTGTGGATGCGCGCGAAGGACGCCGCGTATGCAACCCCGGGACCGGATGAAGCACAGAAATTCTGA
- a CDS encoding arylsulfatase, with translation MKSALLLSCLLSVPLVSDAAEKKPNVVLIMVDDMGYSDLPAWGGEIDTPNLNALAKDGLRFTQFYNSARCCPTRATLMTGLHPHEVSIGHMTGENSNGDNSVPPSYAGNINDSCVTLAQVAKSAGYATFMTGKWHLAGKDQGDWPLQRGFDRYYGCLAGATHYFHPVGPRIMYDGNEPDRNPKSTTDRPFYTTDAFADHARKFIDEHEAGAEKEKPFFLYLAFTAPHWPLHAHDQELEKYRGKYAMGWDKLREQRFARQQASGLIPAGWKMSPRDPEVPAWDSLDETKQKESADRMAAYAGMIDRVDQKIGDLIGTLKKHGAYENTLIMFLSDNGACAEMSIIGKGDPVKDREPGTDWASPSYGKAWANASATPYRQYKHFAHEGGANTPFIAHWPARIKAGRDWYREPAQLIDLMATVVDVTGATYPKEFEGHAILPADGIPLTPAFDGKSLARKGPIFIEHENNAFVRDGEWKLVGKGVSMPRGIQRNKWELYHITADGTELNDLAKQQPEKVAAMSAQWETWAARAHVYPKQKPGQRKQQQQQQKKQQEQKK, from the coding sequence ATGAAATCCGCACTCCTGCTTTCCTGCCTGCTCTCCGTCCCGCTCGTATCAGACGCGGCGGAGAAGAAGCCGAATGTCGTCCTCATCATGGTGGATGACATGGGCTACTCCGATCTGCCCGCCTGGGGCGGGGAGATCGACACGCCGAACCTGAACGCGCTGGCGAAGGACGGCCTGCGCTTCACGCAGTTCTACAATTCCGCGCGCTGCTGCCCCACGCGTGCGACGCTGATGACCGGCCTGCACCCGCACGAGGTGAGTATCGGCCACATGACCGGCGAAAATAGTAATGGTGACAACTCGGTGCCCCCATCCTACGCGGGAAATATCAATGACTCATGCGTGACGCTCGCGCAGGTGGCGAAGAGTGCGGGCTACGCAACCTTCATGACCGGGAAGTGGCACCTCGCGGGGAAGGACCAGGGCGATTGGCCGCTGCAGCGCGGATTCGACCGCTACTACGGCTGCCTCGCCGGGGCCACGCACTATTTTCACCCGGTAGGCCCGCGCATCATGTACGATGGCAATGAGCCGGACCGAAATCCGAAGAGCACAACGGACCGCCCGTTTTACACCACCGACGCCTTCGCCGATCATGCGCGGAAGTTCATCGACGAGCACGAGGCGGGAGCGGAGAAGGAGAAGCCCTTCTTCCTCTATCTCGCCTTCACCGCGCCGCACTGGCCGTTGCATGCGCACGACCAGGAGCTGGAGAAGTATCGCGGGAAGTATGCGATGGGTTGGGACAAGCTCCGCGAGCAACGCTTCGCCCGGCAGCAGGCATCCGGCCTGATCCCCGCGGGCTGGAAGATGTCCCCGCGTGATCCCGAGGTGCCGGCGTGGGATTCGCTCGATGAGACGAAGCAGAAGGAGTCCGCGGACCGCATGGCGGCGTATGCCGGGATGATCGACCGCGTGGACCAGAAGATCGGCGACCTGATCGGCACGCTGAAGAAGCACGGCGCGTATGAGAACACGCTGATCATGTTCCTCTCCGACAATGGCGCGTGCGCGGAAATGTCCATCATCGGCAAGGGCGACCCGGTGAAGGATCGCGAGCCGGGCACGGACTGGGCGAGCCCGAGCTATGGCAAGGCATGGGCGAATGCGTCCGCGACGCCCTACCGGCAGTACAAGCACTTCGCGCACGAGGGCGGGGCGAATACGCCATTCATCGCGCACTGGCCCGCACGCATCAAGGCGGGGCGCGATTGGTATCGCGAGCCCGCGCAATTGATCGACCTGATGGCCACGGTGGTGGACGTGACCGGCGCGACGTATCCTAAGGAATTCGAGGGTCACGCGATTCTCCCGGCGGATGGCATTCCGCTGACGCCCGCATTCGATGGGAAGTCGCTCGCCCGCAAGGGGCCGATCTTCATCGAGCATGAGAACAATGCCTTCGTCCGTGACGGCGAGTGGAAGCTGGTCGGCAAGGGCGTCTCGATGCCGCGCGGCATCCAGCGGAACAAGTGGGAGCTGTATCACATCACCGCGGACGGCACCGAACTGAATGACTTGGCGAAGCAGCAACCGGAGAAGGTCGCGGCGATGTCTGCCCAATGGGAAACCTGGGCGGCAAGGGCTCACGTCTATCCGAAGCAGAAGCCGGGGCAGAGAAAGCAGCAGCAACAACAACAGAAGAAGCAACAGGAGCAGAAGAAATGA
- a CDS encoding sulfatase family protein — protein MKPWITLIAAVMLSPLLRSAEKPNILVIIADDCTHSDLSFHGGQNAKTPHLDAFAKQGTVFERAYLGMAMCAPSRSELYTGRLPLRNGCAWNQATSRPGTKSITHYLGDLGYRVGLAGKTHIKPRSVYPFEEVPGFDENCVRDPTLPHDLEGSRKFITRDEKQPFCLVVALTEPHAPWVMGDASQYPPRSLKLPGYLADTPLTRQSYSRYLAEVTYMDGQVGELLEMLEKTGKAKDTLVLFTSEQGAQFPGCKWTNWDLGLHTSIVARWPGVVPAGRRTPALVQYADVVPTFIEIAGGKPEPKDFDGTSFAAVLRGEKDTHREYVEGMHNNYPEGPPYPIRSISDGEWRYIRNLTPERIYIEKHLMGRTEHNPYWGTWVFSSTEKPKHLHLVERFINRPAEELYHTAQDNFEHKNLANDPAHAAVKARLSAALDRYLKDQLDPGAVLDTPEAFQAAQDLKPNFPGKE, from the coding sequence ATGAAACCCTGGATCACCCTCATCGCGGCCGTCATGCTCTCGCCGCTGCTGCGCTCGGCGGAGAAGCCGAATATCCTCGTCATCATCGCGGACGACTGCACGCACAGCGACCTCTCATTCCACGGCGGACAGAACGCAAAGACACCGCACCTCGATGCCTTCGCAAAGCAGGGCACCGTCTTCGAGCGCGCCTACCTCGGCATGGCGATGTGCGCGCCTTCCCGCTCCGAGCTCTACACCGGCCGCCTGCCGCTGCGGAATGGCTGCGCCTGGAACCAAGCGACGAGTCGCCCGGGCACGAAGAGCATCACCCACTATCTCGGCGATCTCGGCTACCGCGTCGGCCTCGCGGGAAAGACGCACATCAAGCCCCGCAGCGTTTACCCCTTCGAGGAAGTCCCCGGCTTCGACGAGAACTGCGTGCGCGACCCCACCCTGCCGCACGATCTGGAGGGCTCGCGGAAATTCATCACACGCGATGAAAAGCAGCCCTTCTGCCTTGTCGTCGCCCTGACCGAGCCGCACGCACCTTGGGTGATGGGCGATGCTTCCCAGTATCCGCCGCGCTCGCTGAAGCTGCCCGGCTACCTCGCGGACACGCCGCTGACGCGCCAGAGCTACTCGCGCTACCTTGCCGAGGTCACCTACATGGACGGCCAGGTCGGCGAGTTGCTGGAGATGCTGGAAAAGACCGGCAAGGCGAAGGACACGCTGGTCCTCTTCACCAGCGAGCAGGGCGCGCAATTCCCCGGCTGCAAGTGGACGAATTGGGACCTCGGCCTGCACACCTCCATCGTGGCCCGTTGGCCGGGCGTGGTGCCTGCCGGTCGTCGCACCCCGGCGCTGGTGCAGTACGCGGACGTGGTGCCGACCTTCATCGAGATCGCCGGTGGCAAGCCCGAGCCAAAGGACTTCGACGGCACCAGCTTCGCCGCGGTGCTACGCGGGGAGAAGGACACGCACCGTGAATACGTGGAGGGCATGCACAACAACTATCCGGAAGGCCCGCCGTATCCCATTCGCTCCATCAGCGATGGCGAGTGGCGTTACATCCGGAATCTCACCCCGGAGCGCATCTACATCGAGAAGCACCTGATGGGCCGCACGGAGCACAATCCGTACTGGGGCACGTGGGTCTTTTCCTCCACAGAGAAGCCGAAGCACCTCCACCTCGTGGAGCGCTTCATCAATCGTCCCGCGGAGGAGCTGTATCACACCGCTCAGGACAATTTCGAACACAAGAACCTCGCGAACGATCCGGCACATGCGGCGGTGAAGGCGCGGCTCTCGGCGGCGCTCGATCGCTATCTGAAGGACCAGCTTGATCCCGGTGCGGTGCTCGATACGCCGGAGGCATTCCAGGCTGCACAGGACCTGAAGCCGAACTTCCCCGGGAAGGAATAA
- a CDS encoding sulfatase family protein, with the protein MKPSRTIALIRGILLVFSLATLHAEPEAKPQQKPNFVLIIADDCTWSDLEIHGGQAKTPHLMKLAAEGMKFERCFQSSPTCSPTRHNLYTGLHPVKSGAWPNHTMAYPDVKSIAHYLQAGGYRTHLSGKTHIQPKSVFPFEYSAVKKNPDLTAIRQLFTECGEKKQPFLLIAASTEPHSPHNKGDASKYPPGKIKLSPIQADTPETRTGLSKYFAEITYFDSQVGEILTALEEKGLRQNTFVIVLSEQGYDLPFAKWTCYDAGLHSACVIRWPGQVKPGSTTRAIVEYTDVVPTFLDAAGLPVPEGLDGKSFLPVLRGQAEKHRDHTYAQQTSKGIIRGPVNYGIRSIRGERYRYIRNLTPEVTFKNAVTPGKIFQSWVKAGEAGDKHAAKLVHDFQHRPAEELYDCDADPWSRKNLIGEKSLEPVAADLKQRLDTWMKEQGDEGQATEEKALSRMPGKGRGGD; encoded by the coding sequence ATGAAACCATCCCGCACCATCGCCCTCATCCGGGGCATCCTGCTTGTCTTCTCGCTCGCCACCTTGCACGCCGAGCCGGAAGCGAAGCCGCAGCAGAAGCCGAACTTCGTCCTCATCATCGCCGATGACTGCACGTGGAGCGACCTGGAGATCCACGGCGGGCAGGCGAAGACGCCGCACCTGATGAAGCTCGCGGCGGAGGGGATGAAATTCGAGCGCTGCTTCCAGAGTTCGCCGACGTGCTCGCCCACGCGGCACAATCTCTACACCGGGCTGCACCCCGTGAAGTCCGGCGCGTGGCCGAACCACACGATGGCCTATCCCGACGTGAAGAGCATCGCCCACTACCTGCAGGCGGGCGGGTATCGCACGCATCTTTCCGGGAAGACGCACATCCAGCCGAAGTCGGTCTTCCCCTTCGAATACTCGGCGGTGAAGAAGAACCCGGATCTAACAGCCATCCGCCAGCTCTTCACCGAGTGCGGGGAGAAGAAGCAGCCCTTCCTGCTCATCGCCGCGTCCACGGAGCCGCATTCGCCGCACAACAAGGGCGACGCCAGTAAGTATCCGCCGGGGAAGATCAAGCTCAGTCCCATCCAGGCGGACACCCCGGAGACCCGCACCGGGCTCTCGAAGTACTTCGCGGAGATCACCTACTTCGACTCACAGGTCGGAGAGATCCTCACGGCGTTGGAGGAAAAGGGCCTGCGTCAGAATACATTCGTCATCGTGCTCAGCGAGCAGGGTTACGACCTGCCCTTCGCGAAGTGGACGTGCTACGACGCCGGGCTGCACAGCGCCTGCGTCATCCGTTGGCCCGGTCAGGTGAAGCCCGGCAGCACCACGCGCGCCATCGTGGAATACACCGATGTGGTCCCGACTTTCCTCGATGCCGCCGGCCTGCCAGTGCCGGAGGGGCTGGACGGGAAGTCCTTCCTGCCGGTGCTGCGCGGCCAGGCGGAGAAACATCGCGACCACACCTACGCGCAGCAGACCTCCAAGGGCATCATCCGCGGGCCCGTGAACTACGGCATCCGTAGTATCCGCGGCGAGCGCTACCGTTACATCCGGAATCTGACGCCGGAGGTCACCTTCAAGAATGCGGTCACGCCCGGGAAGATCTTCCAGAGCTGGGTGAAGGCGGGGGAGGCCGGTGACAAGCACGCCGCGAAGCTGGTCCACGACTTCCAGCACCGCCCGGCAGAGGAACTCTACGACTGCGATGCCGATCCGTGGAGCCGGAAGAATCTCATCGGCGAGAAATCGCTGGAGCCCGTGGCGGCCGATCTGAAGCAGCGCCTCGACACCTGGATGAAGGAGCAGGGTGACGAGGGGCAGGCGACGGAGGAGAAGGCATTGTCACGCATGCCGGGGAAGGGAAGGGGTGGGGATTGA